A genome region from Rhinopithecus roxellana isolate Shanxi Qingling chromosome 10, ASM756505v1, whole genome shotgun sequence includes the following:
- the BTG1 gene encoding protein BTG1, whose protein sequence is MHPFYTRAATMIGEIAAAVSFISKFLRTKGLTSERQLQTFSQSLQELLAEHYKHHWFPEKPCKGSGYRCIRINHKMDPLIGQAAQRIGLSSQELFRLLPSELTLWVDPYEVSYRIGEDGSICVLYEASPAGGSTQNSTNVQMVDSRISCKEELLLGRTSPSKNYNMMTVSG, encoded by the exons ATGCATCCCTTCTACACCCGGGCCGCCACCATGATAGGCGAGATCGCCGCCGCCGTGTCCTTCATCTCCAAGTTCCTCCGCACCAAGGGGCTCACGAGCGAGCGACAGCTGCAGACCTTCAGCCAGAGCCTGCAGGAGCTGCTGGCAG aaCATTATAAACATCACTGGTTCCCAGAAAAGCCATGCAAGGGATCGGGTTACCGTTGTATTCGCATCAACCATAAAATGGATCCTCTGATTGGACAGGCAGCACAGCGGATTGGACTGAGCAGTCAGGAGCTGTTCAGGCTTCTCCCAAGTGAACTCACACTCTGGGTTGACCCCTACGAAGTGTCCTACAGAATTGGAGAGGATGGCTCCATCTGTGTGCTGTATGAAGCCTCACCAGCAGGAGGTAGCACTCAAAACAGCACCAACGTGCAAATGGTAGACAGCCGAATCAGCTGTAAGGAGGAACTTCTCTTGGGCAGAACGAGCCCTTCCAAAAACTACAATATGATGACTGTATCAGGTTAA